The Oncorhynchus clarkii lewisi isolate Uvic-CL-2024 chromosome 8, UVic_Ocla_1.0, whole genome shotgun sequence nucleotide sequence ATCGGTGTAGTAACATATGATACCTGAGTGACagaatcaatgggggccccctggcAGTCGAGGCCTCTGGGCACATAATCTGGCAATGATAACTACAAGATTTAGATAGCTGGTTAGCCTAACTAGCTAACATGGGCTGGTAGTTGATCCACTGGACATTGCTGATAGTTTAtgaaaagctctctaaggtctatCAGTGAATGAGATAACAAAACTGCCCATATACTACCACATTTTGTCATTTTACCTTGTGCATTCTACGATACAACTCTCAATAGCAGTAGCCTAAAttgaaagcccccccccccccatcaacaaGAAAAGATACAGGTACAACGGGGGCATCTGTGAAGTACAAGGGACAGGTAACCTGGAGTAAGGTGTCAATGAGGTAGTGGGTAAAACTAGTCCTGACAAAGGACTACAATTCCCAGTGTGACACTGGCCCGGGAATAATTCCAGGCATCTTCATATTATGTTTAGGAAGCCAACCCCAGGATATGTCCAATCACAGAGATGTTTTTATTCCATCAGTTGTTAGTAGACATGTAGCCTCTACTCCTATACTCCACTAACCAGGGGAGGTGACAGCTTGGGGCAGAGGCTAGTAGACATTAGATGAAGACAAATATTACTTTTGATTCGATTCGATTAGATATACTAatctaaaaatatgtttatttgtttTCTAAAATGAACTTGGCAGCACACCTGTTAACACTTTGTTAACAGGTGAAATATTGGGGATGACTTTTACCTTTGTTTTGattacacaggaggttggtggcaccttaattggggtggatgagcttgtggtaatggctggagcggaatagatggaatggtatcaaacacatcaaacacatggttttcatgtgtttgatgccattccatttactccgtttCAGACAATATTATGAGCCTTCCTCCCGtaagcagcctcctgtggttttGAACTATCTTTATAGGCTCTGGGGAATCATGAGTTTGACAATAAAGTGGAGGGACTTATCAAGCCGTTTCTCCAGGAGGTGAAGTGCACAGTCCTCAGTGCTAACATCAAAGCAGACGACACACTAGCACCTCGCATCAGTGGCCTTTATTTCCCTTATAAGGTATTTGATGTGGACTCTAAGAAAGTGGGCGTGGTGGGATACACATCAAAGGAGACGCCTGCTCTGTCACAAACAGGTACAATTGATTGAAGTTCTAGCTCCTCTTCATCCGTCTTCCTCTCTTaaaatctctttctcttttcctcaaTCCCTCTATTGAGCTTCACTCactaatatatataatacataatacatatataatacaTTGTTATTCATATTCAGGCTTTGTCTCCTCACAATGATCCATATTGATCACTTTGTCCAGGTTGCTTCATATTTGCTTCCTATTTTTGTCTTGGAGCAAATCTGATTTTGAGATGCCTTTCCATACGTAGCTACATTTGAGGATGACCCTGGTGTAAAACAATTTTTTGTTCCAGGACCTAACTTAGTGTTTGAGGATGAGATTGATGCCCTCCAGCTCCAGGTTGACAAACTAATCACTTTGGGGGTCAACAAGATTATCGCCCTTGGTCACTCTGGCTTCGTTACAGACAAAGAAATAGCCAGAAGGGTAAAGGGTGTGGATGTGGTCATCGGAGGACATAGTAACACCTTTCTGTACACAGGTATGCATAATGTTTGCTATAGGCTActtttcttatttacaatcataGTAGCTAGCCACTGTAATTCTTCAGAACACCATCTGGTAAACTGTCATCGTTTTTGTAAGGAGCCTTCAGTTGATTTATTCCAGAACTGAACATGTGTCCCTGGCTGTCTTCACAgttttcaaatcaaactttacttgtcacatgcgccgaatacaacaagtgtagactttaacgtgaaatgcttacttatacaagcccttaaccaacagtgcagttcaagaagagaaGTGATCCAAGAGTGAAATCAAGTAACAACAACAGACTGGAAATGTAAATGAACGTGAAAGTCCAAAACAACGTAGCATGTTTTATGTCCAATCAAAAGAACATAAATTCTTCTTCCAGTCCTGTCAAGGAAGTAGGTCCACTAATAGCTCAGCCAACACACTAACCATGCTGTTTCTGCTACACATGCAGTAGATGTTTGTACTTTATGCCTCAGCAGCTCTTGGCCCATGACTGTGACCATCTCATCCTTAGTGCAATTTCAAAAAGCTGAAACGATGAGTATCTGCCACCTGCCTTACCTGTTCTCCGGTGATGCCAATCATAGCCTTACTCTTTGTTAACTTGAGCTGTGCTGATAACTGCTTTTTCCACAGCAGCAGACATGATTAATGTTGGAATGTTTTGTTAGGGCCATTAAACTGTCTTGTTCCCACACCTGCACGTTCAATAaactgtaggggagagtgggttAAGTTGAGCCAGAGAGGACTAAGTGACTAAGGGAGGGACTAAGAGAGTGATTAAGTGATTGCTATAAGGTTTCCCTTTGAACGGAGGCCTATACAGTTCACTTGTGTGGTGGGAAAGCACAGAAATTAGCAATGCAAGAAGACTGCATTGAATCTTTATTCACCCCACGGTCATTTAGGCGTTGTATAAATTGCAACGCTGTTTTCGTACGCATGACTACAATGCAACTGATGACTGATATTAACAATGTTAATCAATTTAATGGTTTACATTCACCGTTTCTAGGAAAACAGCCTTCCTCTGAGGTCCCGGCAGGTCCCTACCCGGTCATAGTAAGGTCAGAGGGTGGGCGTGACGTCCCTGTGGTGCAGGCCTTTGCCTTTGGGAAATATCTGGGTTACCTCAAGGTAACGTTTGACGAAGCTGGCAACGTGCTCCAGTCCACAGGCAACCCCATCCTTCTGGACAGCTCTGTACCAGAGGGTGAGTACAGTACTGCTGAGTAAAATGAGGGGAAGTTGACAgtaagtgcatcccaaatggcaccctatttcctatatagtgcactacttttgaccaggacccataggcaACCTTTCTTCAGAACACTTGCATCTGGTAAAACTGTCATATGTTTTTGTAAGGAATTATGGAGCCTAGAGTGGATTTATTCCAGAACTGAACATGAAAGCAACAACAACAGACTGGAAATGTAATTGAAAGCGCCAGAGAACCTCTGGCCTCCGCACCATAGAAACTCTATAACAACGTAGCCTGTTTCATGTCCAATCAAAGCACATCAATTCTACCTCTAGTCCTGTCAAGGACgtagttctggtcaaaagtagtgcactatatagggaataggatgccatttgggacgtaaacaGTGAAATGGACTTCCGATTGCATCAGCAGTGAGTGCATGGTGATATACAGTAGTTGTATACTTGTAGTGCATGGTGATATACAGTAGTTGTATACTTGTAGTGCATGGTGATATACAGTATTAGTATACTTGTAGTGCATGGTGATATACAGTATTAGTATACTTGTAGTGCATGGTGATATACAGTAGTTGTATACTTGCAGTGCATGGTGATATACAGTAGTTGTATACTTGTAGTGCATGGTGATATACAGTAGTTGTATACTTGTAGTGCATGGTGATATACAGTAGTTGTATACTTGTAGTGCATGGTGATATACAGTATTAGTATACTTGTAGTGCATGGTGATATACAGTAGTTGTATACTTGTAGTGCATGGTGATATTTTATTTATACTGTAATATATCAGTAGTATGTCTCTCTGTCCACTGTATCTTAATACAATGATAAGCATGAGTTCACCATGAAAACGTCAACACTGTTATTATCACTATCAGGATCATTATAATCTATACACGCATTAGAATTCTTATATTGTATGGAGTATATAGTAAGTGTATATGATTCCGTCTTGTCAGACCCCAGTATTCTGGCTGAAGTCAACGAGTGGAAAAAGGCCCTGGCAAATTACTCCTCCCAGTATGTGGGGGAGACCCTGGTGTATCTCAATGGAACGTTTGAAGAGTGCAGGTTCCGAGAGTGCAACCTGGGAAACCTAATCTGTGACGCTATGGTAAGTTAGTAGTATTCAGAAAAGCTAACCAAAGGAGGTACCTTTGGGCCAGTCTGTAACCTACTGAAATCCTCTCTGTTTTTTCGCTGTAGGTACACCACAACATTAAAtatgcagatgagcttcaatggAACCATGTTAGCTCCTGCATCCTCCAAGGGGGATCGATACGGTCATCCATAGATGAGCGGAGTCGAAACGGTGTGTGTGCCTTTATGGGTccgtttcctggacacagattaagcataATCTTGgactaaaaaaaaaacattttcaatttCTCCAGGACTagtcttaatctgtgtccaggaaaccggcCCTGTGTGTTTAAGAGAGAGAATAAACTCCAGCAAATGCTGAGGAAACTGAGTGAAATGTCTTTTGTTAGGTTCCATCACGATGGAGGACCTCATTGCTGTGTTGCCGTTTGGAGGCACCTATGATCTGGTTCAGCTGAAGGGATCTACTCTGAGGAAGACTTTTGAGCACTCCGTCAGGAGATATGGAGGGAACACAGGGGAATTCCTTCAAGTATCAGGTATCAGACACTGTTTTATTTGAATTGGTACAGAGGGTCACAATATGACATCATGCAGGGGCAGTTatgctgagtgtacaaaacattaggaacatcttcctaatattgagttgcacccccctttgccctcagaacagcctcattcGTCTGGGAATAGACTACAAAtggtcgaaagcattccacagggatgctggccaatgttgactccaacaaCTGATGCAACTGAGCCAGTTGTCTATGTGTCAGGgcagaagctccaggtggtatctgattttaagtaccttcaTACTtaattccaacctctcttttaaaaagcaggtgaaaagggtaattcaaataaccaaattcaacctagctaatttatgatgtatacaattttttttactacagaggtagcaaaactgtacttcaaatctatgatactcccccacttaacatactgcttgactagttgggcccgagcttgctgtacaacattaaaacccattcagtctgtctacaaacaggctctcaaagtgcttgataggaagcccaatagccatcatcactattacatcctcagaaagcatgagctcctgagttggaaaaatcttgtgcaatataccgatgcatgtcttgtattcaagatcctaaatgacctggctccccctccactcagtacttttgttaaacagaaaacccaaacatatggcagcagatccacaaggtctgccatgagaggtgactgtatagttcccttaaggaaaagcacctttagtcaatctgttttctctgtgagagcttcccatgtctggaatacactgccatcagacacacgtaactgcaccacctatcacactttcacaaaaaacatgaagacatggctaaaggtcaatcagatttgtgaacattaTCCCTAGTtgtgtattgccgctttccatgttgtctgtagcttatgaggtgtggaaacactttgttgcttttatggatTTTGTCTTGTTGCTTTTTGTGCTATTTTGCTCTGTCtacatcttgcttgtcctatattgctctgcgtgtgctcaatgattgtctgtattattgtaattgtttttaataacctgctcagggactgcggttgaaaatttgcacggctggctaaaaccggcacttttactgaaacgttgattaatgtgcattgtccctgtaaaaataaactcaactggatgcttctcacagttgtgtcaagttggctggatgtcctttgggtggtggaccaatctTTTTTATCTTAATGATTTTtttaaaacatacaatctaccCGCAGTGAAGCAgctcaacatttacattacattcagtcatctagCAGACACTCCCATCCAGAGCAATCCACAGGAGCAACCAGGGTCAAGTGCCCCGCCCATAGGCAAATCGACAGATCCCCCACTTTGTCGAATCGGAGACCTGAACCatccaagatcccccccacagttccctgTGAGAGCTACCCCTCAACAATCCAAGACTCCCCCACAGATCActattgatacacacaggaaactgttgaacattaaaaaaacagcagcgttgcagttcttgacacaaaccggtgtgcctggcactttaccataccccattcaaaggcacttaagtcTGTCTTGatcatttaccctctgaatggcacatatacacaatccatgtctcaagccctaaaaatccttctttaacttgtctcctccccttcatctacactgattgaagtggaacACTCAGTGTGTCTCTAATAGTTGTCTATCCCCAAGAGCCTGTGCACCTTTATTGAATTTAGTTTTTGTTACATATTGGTTACATATAAGTTAGGTCCAGCAACAGATTGAGGAACCTACATGAGGAAGAGGAATGAGGACAGGTGTTTGGTCTCCCGCTGTGTTTTGGACTGATTTTATTTCACTCTTGTACAATCTCAATAGGATTTCATGTAGAGTATGATATGTCGAGGCCCCCTGGGGAGCGCGCTAGGAGTATTAGTGTGCTCTGTACGGACTGCCGGGTGCCAGTCTATGAGCCTCTGGACGACAGAAGGCTATACAAGGTGGTCCTGCCCTCATACATGGTGGAAGGAGGAGACGGATTCTCCATGATTAAAGAGGAGAACCTGAAACATGACAGCGGTGAGCTCACAGAACTGAACAGATTACAACACAATGGTTATgtcctaaatggtaccctattccctgtatagtgcactacttttgaccagggtc carries:
- the LOC139415032 gene encoding 5'-nucleotidase-like, with product MGVREQVKSILLYLCVCSHVCTEEWELTLLHTNDVHARVEETSKDSGKCTKPPCFAGVARRFTKIKEIRNREKNVMLLDAGDQFQGTVWFNVYKGAEAAHFMNKLGYDAMALGNHEFDNKVEGLIKPFLQEVKCTVLSANIKADDTLAPRISGLYFPYKVFDVDSKKVGVVGYTSKETPALSQTGPNLVFEDEIDALQLQVDKLITLGVNKIIALGHSGFVTDKEIARRVKGVDVVIGGHSNTFLYTGKQPSSEVPAGPYPVIVRSEGGRDVPVVQAFAFGKYLGYLKVTFDEAGNVLQSTGNPILLDSSVPEDPSILAEVNEWKKALANYSSQYVGETLVYLNGTFEECRFRECNLGNLICDAMVHHNIKYADELQWNHVSSCILQGGSIRSSIDERSRNGSITMEDLIAVLPFGGTYDLVQLKGSTLRKTFEHSVRRYGGNTGEFLQVSGFHVEYDMSRPPGERARSISVLCTDCRVPVYEPLDDRRLYKVVLPSYMVEGGDGFSMIKEENLKHDSGDMDISVVASYIAERKKVHPAIEGRIKISNSASGGPGHMALLIMLGLVMALFGRL